A window of Christiangramia forsetii KT0803 contains these coding sequences:
- a CDS encoding DNA topoisomerase IV subunit B, with translation MSENTKYTEDNIRSLDWKEHIRMRPGMYIGKLGDGSSQDDGIYILLKEVIDNSIDEFVMGAGKTIEISVQNQRVIVRDFGRGIPLGKVVDVVSKMNTGGKYDTRAFKKSVGLNGVGTKAVNALSSYFRVESSRDTKSHAAEFEQGNLMEEEHLDETSRRRGTKITFIPDEVIFKKYKFRNEYIEKMLKNYVYLNPGLTIVFNGEKFYSENGLKDLLGDSIHEDDMLYPILHLKGEDIEVAITHSRSQYSEEYHSFVNGQNTSQGGTHLAAFRESVVKTIREYYGKNYEASDIRKSIVAAISIKVMEPVFESQTKTKLGSTDMGGKLPTVRTHINDFVKRNLDNYLHKNSETAESLQRKILQAERERKDLSGIRKLAKDRAKKASLHNKKLRDCRVHLGDSKHERCLETTLFITEGDSASGSITKSRDVVTQAVFSLKGKPLNSYGLSKKIVYENEEFNLLQAALNIEESLEDLRYHNIVIATDADVDGMHIRLLLITFFLQFFPELIKENHLYILQTPLFRVRNKKETIYCYSEMERRQAMEKLSGKPEITRFKGLGEISPDEFVHFIGDNIRLDPVMLDKDKSIEEMLSFYMGKNTPDRQEFIIDNLKFELDLVEDLKL, from the coding sequence ATGAGCGAGAATACTAAATATACCGAAGATAATATTCGGTCGTTAGACTGGAAAGAACATATTCGCATGCGTCCCGGGATGTATATCGGGAAACTGGGAGATGGATCCAGTCAGGATGATGGGATATATATACTATTAAAAGAAGTTATAGATAATAGTATTGATGAGTTCGTGATGGGCGCAGGAAAAACCATTGAGATTTCTGTGCAGAATCAACGGGTAATCGTTCGTGATTTTGGTAGAGGGATTCCTTTGGGGAAGGTTGTTGATGTAGTTTCAAAGATGAATACCGGTGGTAAGTACGATACACGCGCCTTTAAAAAATCTGTAGGTTTAAACGGGGTTGGTACAAAAGCAGTAAATGCACTTTCCTCTTATTTTCGTGTAGAATCTTCCCGGGACACTAAAAGTCACGCAGCAGAATTCGAGCAGGGAAATCTTATGGAAGAAGAACATCTTGATGAAACTTCGCGTAGAAGAGGAACCAAGATCACTTTTATTCCAGATGAGGTCATTTTCAAAAAATATAAATTCAGAAATGAATATATAGAGAAAATGCTTAAAAACTATGTGTATCTCAACCCGGGATTGACCATAGTTTTCAACGGAGAAAAATTTTATTCTGAAAACGGATTAAAAGATCTTTTAGGAGATAGTATCCATGAGGATGATATGCTATATCCAATACTCCATTTGAAAGGTGAAGATATTGAAGTTGCGATTACACATAGTAGATCGCAGTATAGTGAAGAATATCATTCATTTGTAAACGGACAAAATACTTCGCAGGGTGGGACACACTTGGCTGCCTTCAGAGAATCTGTAGTAAAAACCATTCGGGAGTATTATGGAAAGAATTATGAAGCCAGTGATATAAGAAAATCCATTGTGGCGGCCATAAGTATTAAGGTAATGGAACCGGTTTTTGAAAGTCAGACAAAGACTAAATTGGGCTCTACAGATATGGGTGGAAAATTGCCAACGGTAAGAACTCATATTAACGATTTTGTAAAAAGAAATCTAGATAACTACCTGCATAAAAATTCTGAAACTGCTGAAAGTCTTCAGCGAAAAATACTTCAGGCAGAGAGAGAACGAAAAGATCTTTCCGGAATTAGAAAGCTCGCTAAAGACAGGGCTAAAAAGGCCAGTCTTCACAACAAGAAATTAAGAGATTGCAGGGTGCATCTTGGAGATAGTAAACACGAACGTTGCCTTGAAACCACTTTGTTTATTACCGAGGGAGATTCTGCAAGTGGATCTATCACCAAAAGTAGAGACGTGGTAACCCAGGCTGTTTTCAGCTTAAAAGGAAAGCCTCTTAATAGTTATGGTCTTTCCAAAAAGATCGTTTATGAAAATGAAGAATTCAACTTGCTTCAGGCAGCTTTGAATATAGAGGAATCCCTGGAAGATCTTAGGTATCATAATATTGTGATTGCGACAGATGCTGATGTGGATGGAATGCATATCCGGTTATTATTGATCACTTTTTTCCTTCAATTCTTTCCAGAATTGATCAAGGAAAATCATTTATATATTCTGCAAACGCCACTATTCAGAGTGCGTAATAAAAAAGAAACGATCTATTGCTATAGTGAAATGGAGCGTAGGCAGGCTATGGAAAAACTTTCCGGGAAACCTGAGATCACACGTTTTAAAGGTTTAGGGGAGATTTCGCCTGATGAATTTGTTCATTTTATAGGAGATAATATTCGTCTAGATCCTGTGATGCTGGATAAAGACAAATCTATTGAAGAGATGTTGAGTTTCTATATGGGCAAAAACACCCCAGATCGACAGGAGTTTATTATTGATAATCTCAAATTTGAACTTGACCTTGTTGAAGATCTAAAATTATGA
- a CDS encoding Lrp/AsnC family transcriptional regulator, with translation MAKFKLDETDHQILDMLIENTRTPFTDIAKKLLISAGTVHVRVKKMEEAGIIIGSSLTLDYKKLGYAFIAYVGVFLKNTSQTKFVLERINEIPFVTVAHVTTGKFNVFCKIRAKNTQHAKEIIFLLDDIEGVYRTETMISLEESINDKKRLMHSIFKEM, from the coding sequence ATGGCTAAGTTTAAATTAGACGAAACAGACCACCAGATTCTTGATATGCTTATCGAGAATACACGGACTCCATTTACCGATATTGCTAAGAAACTTCTTATTTCTGCAGGAACAGTTCATGTAAGAGTAAAGAAAATGGAAGAGGCGGGGATTATCATTGGATCCTCTTTAACTCTTGATTATAAGAAACTTGGATATGCTTTTATTGCTTATGTTGGTGTATTTCTTAAAAATACTTCCCAAACGAAATTTGTGCTGGAGAGAATAAATGAAATTCCGTTTGTAACCGTAGCTCACGTTACAACCGGAAAATTTAATGTTTTCTGTAAAATTCGTGCGAAAAATACGCAACATGCGAAAGAAATTATCTTTTTATTAGATGATATTGAGGGCGTTTATAGAACAGAAACTATGATCTCTCTTGAGGAAAGTATTAACGATAAAAAAAGATTGATGCATTCGATTTTTAAAGAAATGTAA
- a CDS encoding M14 family zinc carboxypeptidase, whose translation MESYTLVYICIRYRLIRVFTYVKYTLFRFVNMKNEMLRNLFKEESYYSIKFSEIAGRYVTNSSLEIVRKRFKNNFKIHESGKSVQGKSIYSFKIGSGKIKILAWSQMHGNESTTTKAVFDLLNSFKLNSEDEVISNILENCSLCIIPILNPDGAEAYTRVNAKLIDLNRDLQDLSQPESRLLKDIYNEFKPDFCLNLHDQRTIFSAGNNSRPATLSFLTPSKDEERTIDKYRKRSMSLIAGMTADLNEYLPGAIGRYDDGFNINCAGDTFQNLSTPTVLFEAGHFPDDYEREETRKHIYRAIISCLHQISKGKLEYSDYEEYFQIPENEKLFSDIIIRRALINGEVKDISIQFKEVLKNNKINFLPIISKVATQISNYGHKEIDAEKNETKLLDNSEIIENVIVNKIVINNEELEVK comes from the coding sequence ATGGAATCATATACACTTGTTTACATATGTATACGATACCGTTTAATTAGGGTGTTTACATATGTAAAATATACATTGTTTAGATTTGTAAACATGAAGAATGAAATGCTAAGAAATCTATTCAAGGAAGAGTCTTATTACAGTATTAAGTTTAGTGAAATTGCGGGCAGGTACGTTACCAATTCAAGTCTTGAAATTGTTAGAAAAAGATTTAAAAATAATTTCAAAATTCATGAGTCGGGAAAATCTGTTCAGGGCAAATCGATATATAGCTTTAAAATAGGATCTGGAAAAATCAAAATTTTAGCCTGGTCTCAGATGCACGGGAATGAGTCAACTACCACAAAGGCTGTATTTGATCTTTTAAATTCTTTTAAACTGAATTCAGAAGATGAAGTAATTTCAAATATACTTGAGAACTGTAGTCTTTGTATTATTCCTATTCTTAATCCTGATGGAGCTGAAGCTTACACCCGGGTAAATGCAAAACTGATAGATTTAAATAGAGACCTTCAGGATCTTAGTCAGCCGGAGAGTAGGTTGCTCAAAGACATCTATAATGAGTTTAAACCTGATTTCTGCTTGAATCTACACGATCAGCGTACTATTTTTAGTGCAGGGAATAACTCCAGACCGGCAACTTTGTCCTTTCTTACACCCTCTAAAGATGAGGAACGAACTATTGATAAGTATAGAAAGCGAAGTATGAGCTTGATTGCTGGGATGACTGCAGATCTTAATGAGTATTTGCCAGGTGCAATAGGAAGATATGATGATGGCTTTAATATTAATTGTGCCGGCGATACCTTTCAAAATCTTTCAACTCCTACAGTATTATTTGAAGCTGGTCATTTTCCGGACGATTATGAGAGGGAAGAGACCAGGAAGCATATTTATAGAGCTATAATTTCCTGTTTGCATCAAATTTCCAAGGGTAAGTTAGAATATTCTGATTATGAAGAATATTTTCAGATTCCGGAGAACGAAAAGCTTTTTAGCGATATCATTATAAGACGAGCTTTAATAAATGGCGAAGTGAAAGATATAAGTATTCAGTTTAAAGAAGTCCTGAAAAATAATAAGATCAATTTTCTACCAATTATTAGCAAAGTAGCTACTCAAATTTCAAATTATGGGCATAAAGAGATTGATGCTGAGAAAAATGAAACAAAACTTCTAGATAACTCAGAAATCATCGAAAACGTTATAGTTAATAAAATTGTCATAAATAATGAAGAATTGGAGGTTAAATAA
- a CDS encoding DinB family protein, giving the protein MIKSELKQGEIGDFYWGYINRINDDADLIETLKDNTKEFSEFLESIPKDKWDYRYSPEKWSILEMIQHIIDTERIFQYRALCFARNENGSLPGFDHDVYVLNSDAEKRKPADLIEEFKCVRESCLFLYKSFSDERLQIIGNMNDMNATPRAIGFIMAGHALHHKEIISNKYL; this is encoded by the coding sequence ATGATAAAATCAGAATTGAAACAAGGTGAAATTGGGGATTTTTATTGGGGTTACATAAATCGAATTAATGATGATGCCGACCTTATTGAAACTTTGAAGGATAACACTAAAGAATTCAGTGAATTTTTAGAGTCTATTCCGAAAGATAAATGGGATTATCGTTATTCTCCCGAGAAATGGAGTATTCTGGAAATGATCCAGCACATTATTGATACAGAGCGTATTTTTCAATACAGGGCCTTATGTTTTGCGAGGAATGAGAATGGTTCATTACCTGGTTTTGACCATGATGTTTATGTGTTGAACTCTGATGCTGAAAAACGTAAACCCGCAGATCTTATTGAGGAGTTTAAGTGTGTTAGAGAATCCTGTCTATTTCTTTATAAGAGTTTTTCAGACGAGAGACTTCAGATTATTGGAAATATGAATGATATGAATGCTACGCCCCGGGCCATTGGTTTTATAATGGCCGGGCATGCATTACATCACAAAGAAATTATTAGCAATAAATATCTTTAA
- the mscL gene encoding large conductance mechanosensitive channel protein MscL yields the protein MGIFKEFKEFAVKGNMIDMAVGIIIGTAFNKVVDVLVKQIIMPPLSMLTDGISYANRKFVLRDGIGAEGDVNYIEEISIGYGLLIETLIDFIVIGFVVFLVVKFMNRFRNKAQDPKNTEVVTPKDIELLSSLNDKMEEQNKLLRERQN from the coding sequence ATGGGAATATTTAAAGAGTTCAAAGAATTTGCTGTAAAAGGCAACATGATAGACATGGCGGTAGGTATCATTATTGGTACAGCCTTCAATAAAGTTGTAGATGTTCTGGTAAAACAGATCATTATGCCGCCCTTAAGCATGTTGACCGATGGTATTAGTTATGCCAATAGAAAATTCGTTTTACGCGATGGTATTGGGGCAGAAGGTGACGTAAACTATATTGAAGAAATTTCTATTGGATATGGACTGCTTATAGAAACGCTTATAGATTTTATAGTCATTGGTTTTGTGGTGTTCCTGGTAGTTAAATTTATGAACCGGTTTAGGAATAAGGCTCAGGATCCAAAGAACACGGAGGTTGTTACACCCAAAGATATAGAATTACTTTCCAGTTTGAACGATAAAATGGAAGAGCAGAATAAGCTGCTACGTGAAAGACAAAATTAG
- a CDS encoding DNA gyrase/topoisomerase IV subunit A, whose product MEENQEGAQDEQFESKEELIKVTGMYKDWFLDYASYVILERAVPAIEDGFKPVQRRIMHSMKDLDDGRYNKVANIVGHTMQYHPHGDASIGDAMVQIGQKDILIDTQGNWGNILTGDRAAAPRYIEARLSKFALEVLYSPKLTEWQLSYDGRKQEPVNLPVKFPMLLAQGAEGIAVGLSTRFLPHNFNELIDASILHLKGKTFKIFPDFPTGGIADVSNYSDGKRGGRVRIRAKINQLDKNTLVINEIPYGTNTSSLIDSILKANDKGKIKIKKIEDNTAAEVEILIHLPNNMSPDRTIDALYAFTQCENSLAPLGCVIIDHKPIFLGVSEVLRRSTDHTLHLLKRELEIKLDELEEQWHFASLERIFIENRIYRDIEEEETWQGVIQAIDKGLKPHTKHLKRAVTEEDIVRLTEIRIKRISKFDIDKAQQKIDALEADIAQVKHHLDNLIDFAIDYFKKLKKDYGTGKERKTELRLFEDIEATKVVIRNTKLYVNRAEGFVGTSLKKDEYVTECSDIDDVICFTADGKMMVTKVDTKTFIGKDIIHVAIFKKKDKRTIYNMVYRDGKAGNTYVKRFSVTSVTRDREYSLGQGKKDSKVLYFSANPNGEAEVITVLLRQVGSIRKVKFDLDFADILIKGRKVKGNIVSKYSVKRIEMKEEGVSTLKPRRIWFDETVKRLNVDERGELLGEFRGEDRLLIITQDGIVKTIKPELTTRFDEEIIVLEKWVKDKPVSAIYWEPEKERFYVKRFIIEHPDKEEKFISDHEDSFLELVSTDYYPIAEIVYTKSKGRERRENEDVNLEEFISIKGIKALGNQLTSEKVNQINLLDPMPYEQEEKEAEKDSQEDSNQEISGEDIKTGMIKTPDKKSNTDDQPSLFDE is encoded by the coding sequence ATGGAAGAAAACCAAGAAGGAGCTCAGGACGAGCAGTTTGAGAGTAAAGAAGAACTTATAAAGGTTACCGGCATGTATAAAGACTGGTTCCTGGATTATGCTTCATACGTGATCCTGGAACGGGCGGTACCTGCAATAGAAGACGGATTTAAACCTGTACAGCGCCGTATCATGCACTCTATGAAAGATCTTGATGACGGCCGTTACAATAAGGTTGCTAATATTGTTGGACACACGATGCAGTATCACCCCCATGGTGATGCGAGTATTGGTGATGCCATGGTTCAAATTGGTCAAAAAGATATCCTTATAGATACTCAGGGAAACTGGGGAAATATTTTAACCGGTGACCGTGCAGCGGCTCCGCGTTATATTGAGGCCAGGCTTTCTAAATTCGCTCTTGAAGTTCTTTACAGTCCAAAATTAACCGAATGGCAACTTTCTTATGATGGGAGAAAGCAGGAACCGGTAAACCTTCCGGTAAAGTTTCCAATGCTATTGGCGCAGGGAGCTGAAGGTATTGCAGTTGGTTTAAGCACAAGGTTTTTACCGCATAATTTCAATGAACTTATAGATGCTTCCATTCTACATTTAAAAGGAAAAACTTTTAAAATATTTCCCGATTTTCCAACAGGAGGAATCGCAGATGTTTCTAATTATAGTGATGGTAAGCGTGGAGGTAGAGTAAGGATAAGGGCTAAGATCAACCAGTTAGATAAAAATACGCTGGTGATTAATGAGATTCCTTATGGAACCAATACTTCAAGCCTTATCGATTCTATTTTAAAGGCGAACGATAAGGGTAAGATCAAGATCAAGAAGATCGAAGATAATACCGCAGCTGAAGTTGAAATTCTTATTCATCTTCCAAATAATATGTCTCCAGATAGGACTATAGATGCTTTATATGCCTTTACCCAGTGTGAGAATTCATTGGCGCCTTTAGGTTGTGTAATTATAGACCACAAACCAATATTCCTGGGAGTCTCAGAGGTTTTAAGAAGATCTACAGATCACACGTTACATTTGCTTAAACGTGAATTAGAGATTAAGCTGGATGAACTTGAAGAGCAATGGCATTTTGCATCTTTGGAAAGGATTTTTATCGAAAATCGTATTTATCGTGATATTGAAGAGGAAGAAACCTGGCAAGGCGTTATTCAGGCGATAGATAAGGGATTAAAACCACATACAAAACATCTAAAAAGAGCGGTAACCGAAGAAGATATTGTTCGGTTAACGGAAATTCGAATTAAAAGAATTTCAAAATTCGATATAGATAAAGCGCAGCAAAAAATCGACGCTTTAGAAGCTGATATTGCCCAGGTAAAGCATCACCTGGATAATCTTATTGATTTTGCGATAGACTATTTTAAGAAACTTAAAAAGGACTATGGTACCGGAAAAGAAAGAAAAACGGAACTAAGGCTTTTTGAAGATATCGAAGCAACCAAGGTTGTAATTAGAAACACGAAACTCTATGTGAACAGGGCAGAAGGTTTTGTAGGTACTTCTCTAAAAAAGGATGAGTATGTAACCGAATGTTCAGATATTGACGATGTAATATGTTTTACCGCAGATGGTAAAATGATGGTAACAAAGGTGGATACCAAAACTTTTATAGGGAAGGATATTATTCATGTCGCGATCTTTAAGAAAAAAGACAAGCGAACCATTTATAATATGGTATATCGTGATGGGAAAGCCGGGAACACCTATGTGAAACGTTTTTCAGTAACTTCGGTAACAAGAGATCGCGAATATAGTCTTGGTCAGGGTAAAAAAGATTCCAAAGTTCTATATTTTTCTGCAAATCCAAATGGAGAGGCAGAAGTAATTACCGTTCTATTACGTCAGGTAGGCAGTATAAGAAAAGTAAAATTTGATCTCGATTTTGCCGATATTCTTATTAAAGGTCGGAAAGTAAAAGGTAATATCGTTTCTAAATATTCCGTAAAAAGAATTGAAATGAAAGAGGAGGGAGTTTCTACTTTAAAACCCCGACGAATCTGGTTTGATGAAACGGTAAAAAGACTGAATGTTGATGAGCGTGGTGAATTGCTGGGTGAATTTAGAGGAGAAGATAGGTTGCTTATTATTACTCAGGACGGAATTGTAAAAACGATCAAGCCAGAATTGACTACCAGGTTTGATGAAGAGATCATCGTATTGGAAAAATGGGTAAAAGATAAGCCTGTTTCCGCGATTTACTGGGAGCCCGAAAAAGAACGCTTCTATGTAAAACGCTTTATTATAGAGCATCCGGACAAGGAAGAAAAATTTATTTCAGATCACGAAGACTCATTTTTAGAACTTGTTTCTACAGATTATTATCCTATTGCCGAAATTGTTTATACCAAATCTAAAGGAAGAGAACGCCGGGAGAATGAAGATGTAAATCTGGAAGAATTTATTTCTATCAAAGGAATTAAGGCATTGGGAAACCAGCTAACTTCTGAAAAAGTTAACCAGATAAATCTTCTGGATCCAATGCCATATGAACAGGAAGAAAAAGAAGCTGAAAAGGATAGCCAGGAAGATTCAAACCAAGAGATTTCCGGAGAAGATATTAAAACCGGAATGATCAAAACTCCTGATAAAAAATCAAATACAGACGATCAACCTTCCTTATTTGACGAATAA
- a CDS encoding phosphoenolpyruvate carboxylase, with product MHREPRLDRFNDNVLAKYQVYNSIFLTLPYSDIRKTGALLPLFQEICETGFNNNENPSQIVDLFFEKYGENPSEEEKVDLLFRFIQYIERQVVLFDAIEDASFSIVNNMDGRGTLRSVKEEAEAKQKVGELKDYLKRFNVRPTLTAHPTQFYPGTVLGIITDLDKAIQKNDLVKIRQLLAQLGKTPFFKKEKPTPYDEAVNLIWYFENVFYQSASKIHNYIQQNIFDGEDIGNQVVNLGFWPGGDRDGNPFVTTEITLRVAKRLRRTILLNYYRDIRKLKRRLTFREVHELMTEIEKGLYDSAISKSGSIKLTLEDFKSKLLKIKSILIEKHQSLFIEEVDDMLNKVHLFGYHFATLDIRQDSSIHEEVLAEISKLNPELIPSNYNDLNDDEQIKILSNVKGKLDPEEMEEGMMKATISSMFAMQEIQEKSGELGANRYIISNCGSVQGVLQPFAFLKMTGWEKPSVDVVPLFETVPDLQDAHNVMEKLYTNPVYKDHLKRRGNKQTIMLGFSDGTKDGGYLMANWSIYKAKESLTKISREYGIKVVFFDGRGGPPARGGGKTHQFYASLGPTIENEEIHLTVQGQTISSNFGTKDSCTYNLEQLLSSGVSNEIFSNGKNVLKDDDRKTMTELAEISYETYTNFKKHPRFIPYLEKMSTLKYYAKTNIGSRPSKRNQSAELNLSDLRAIPFVGSWSQLKQNVPGFFGVGTAMEKLEKNGEFAKVKQLYDNSEFFRTLLENSMMSLTKSFFPLTAYMKNDEEFGEFWQLIHEEFERTKKMLLKVTGYNVLMQNQPAGRASIQARERIVLPLLTIQQHALRQVQELSKNPENAGKELETFEKMVTRSLYGNINASRNSA from the coding sequence ATGCACAGAGAACCAAGATTAGATAGATTTAATGATAACGTGCTCGCAAAATACCAGGTTTATAATAGTATATTTTTAACCCTGCCATATAGTGATATTAGAAAGACGGGTGCACTTTTGCCGTTATTTCAGGAAATTTGTGAAACCGGCTTTAATAATAATGAAAATCCTTCACAAATCGTAGATCTCTTTTTCGAAAAGTACGGTGAAAATCCTTCAGAAGAAGAGAAAGTAGATCTCCTTTTTAGATTTATTCAGTATATAGAAAGACAGGTTGTATTGTTTGATGCGATAGAAGACGCTTCATTTTCTATAGTTAATAATATGGATGGGCGTGGTACACTTCGAAGTGTTAAAGAAGAGGCTGAAGCGAAACAGAAAGTAGGTGAGTTGAAAGATTATCTGAAAAGGTTTAATGTTAGACCAACGCTTACGGCACATCCAACACAATTTTATCCAGGAACGGTACTAGGTATTATTACAGATTTAGATAAGGCGATTCAAAAGAATGATCTTGTCAAAATTAGGCAGCTGCTAGCTCAATTGGGTAAAACGCCATTTTTTAAAAAGGAAAAACCAACTCCTTATGACGAGGCAGTTAACCTTATCTGGTATTTTGAAAACGTATTCTATCAAAGTGCCAGTAAGATTCATAATTATATTCAACAGAATATTTTTGACGGAGAAGATATAGGGAATCAAGTTGTAAATCTAGGGTTCTGGCCCGGAGGTGACCGTGACGGGAATCCTTTTGTGACTACTGAAATAACCCTGAGAGTTGCTAAAAGATTGAGAAGAACTATTCTGCTTAATTACTATCGTGATATTCGAAAATTAAAAAGGAGACTCACTTTTAGAGAGGTTCATGAGTTAATGACTGAAATCGAAAAGGGACTTTATGATTCAGCGATCTCTAAATCTGGAAGTATTAAACTTACGCTTGAAGACTTTAAATCTAAACTTCTTAAGATCAAAAGTATACTTATAGAAAAGCATCAGTCTTTATTTATTGAGGAAGTAGATGATATGCTTAATAAAGTACATTTGTTTGGGTATCATTTTGCAACTTTAGATATCCGTCAGGATTCCAGTATTCATGAAGAAGTTTTAGCTGAAATCAGTAAGCTAAATCCTGAACTTATTCCTTCAAATTACAACGATCTAAATGATGATGAGCAAATAAAGATTCTTAGCAATGTTAAGGGGAAGCTTGATCCTGAAGAAATGGAAGAAGGAATGATGAAAGCAACAATTTCTTCAATGTTTGCCATGCAGGAGATTCAGGAGAAAAGTGGAGAACTTGGCGCTAATCGTTATATTATTAGTAACTGTGGAAGTGTTCAGGGAGTGCTTCAGCCATTTGCATTTTTAAAAATGACTGGATGGGAGAAACCAAGTGTAGACGTAGTTCCTCTATTTGAAACCGTACCCGATCTTCAGGATGCGCATAATGTGATGGAGAAGCTTTATACAAATCCCGTGTATAAAGATCATTTGAAAAGAAGAGGTAACAAACAAACGATCATGCTTGGGTTTAGTGACGGAACTAAAGATGGTGGTTATTTGATGGCAAACTGGAGTATTTATAAAGCGAAAGAATCTCTGACTAAAATTTCACGGGAATATGGGATTAAAGTAGTTTTCTTTGATGGTAGAGGAGGACCACCGGCAAGAGGTGGCGGTAAAACGCATCAGTTCTATGCTTCTCTAGGTCCAACCATAGAAAATGAGGAAATTCACCTAACAGTTCAGGGGCAAACGATTAGTTCAAATTTTGGAACTAAAGATTCATGTACTTATAACCTTGAGCAGTTATTAAGTTCTGGTGTTTCTAATGAAATTTTCAGCAATGGCAAGAATGTTCTGAAAGATGATGACAGGAAGACGATGACAGAACTTGCCGAAATAAGCTATGAAACTTATACAAACTTTAAGAAACATCCCAGGTTTATACCTTATCTTGAGAAGATGAGTACTTTGAAGTATTATGCCAAAACTAATATTGGGAGTAGGCCTTCAAAGCGTAACCAATCTGCAGAATTAAATCTTTCAGATCTTCGAGCAATACCATTTGTGGGTAGTTGGAGCCAGTTAAAACAAAATGTTCCCGGATTTTTTGGTGTGGGAACTGCCATGGAAAAACTGGAGAAAAATGGTGAGTTTGCTAAGGTGAAACAGCTTTACGACAATTCAGAATTTTTTAGAACTCTGCTGGAAAATAGTATGATGAGCCTTACCAAATCATTCTTTCCTTTAACGGCTTATATGAAGAATGATGAAGAATTTGGAGAATTCTGGCAATTGATCCATGAAGAGTTTGAACGTACTAAGAAAATGCTATTGAAGGTGACGGGATATAATGTTTTAATGCAAAACCAACCTGCGGGAAGGGCATCTATCCAGGCTCGTGAGAGAATTGTTCTGCCTTTACTTACCATTCAGCAGCATGCGTTAAGACAGGTGCAGGAATTAAGTAAAAATCCTGAAAACGCAGGAAAAGAGCTGGAAACTTTTGAAAAGATGGTAACTCGCTCGCTTTATGGGAATATTAATGCAAGTAGAAATTCAGCATAA
- a CDS encoding helix-turn-helix domain-containing protein, whose amino-acid sequence MVNTEKFSSRLNKILEYYDISAASFADKIEVGRSSISHILSGRNKPSLDFVMKVVKNFPEVELYWLLNGKGKFPSTPESKSKTQSENREQEKTSSVPTRENQISETIKEVPTSFPPNRSGKQIQKIVIFYTDGSFEAFEN is encoded by the coding sequence ATGGTAAACACTGAAAAATTCTCTTCAAGGCTAAATAAAATCCTGGAATACTATGATATTTCAGCCGCATCTTTCGCTGATAAAATTGAAGTTGGGCGCTCCTCTATTTCGCATATTCTATCAGGCAGAAATAAACCAAGTCTCGATTTTGTGATGAAGGTGGTAAAGAATTTTCCTGAAGTTGAATTGTATTGGTTACTGAATGGAAAAGGAAAATTCCCTTCTACTCCAGAATCTAAATCCAAAACTCAATCAGAAAATAGAGAGCAGGAAAAAACTAGCTCTGTTCCTACCAGGGAAAATCAAATTTCAGAAACCATAAAAGAGGTACCTACTTCTTTTCCTCCCAATAGGTCTGGAAAGCAAATTCAGAAAATCGTGATTTTTTATACAGATGGTAGTTTTGAGGCCTTCGAAAATTGA